The Salvelinus alpinus chromosome 35, SLU_Salpinus.1, whole genome shotgun sequence genome window below encodes:
- the LOC139564361 gene encoding trophoblast glycoprotein-like: MRFVSSLICCKLEESRENTTLLRLWFFFAVLVSNSACPDKCVCFTSTVKCVNQGLFMVPQPLPVNTKTLFITGNNISHLTAGSFPVPLEQLTDLYLTGNQVELVGHNVFNNLPNLRLLDLSNNRILNFSAQAFPDYNKLLDLNLRRAFYNHSSMDELFSLLRSGRALQLTRLDLSNNDLVVLPEGMFSHLSNLTILNLQNNSLIFIRNGTLSVPPLSELDLRDNALRELPNTTLMDFSLKPGLQVHLAGNPWLCDCNIEDLVAWLKSSEQVADKQNMTCSDPEALRQLPLLQIEDLELECTFSGEMKSVLETSYVFLGMVLALIGVIFLLVLYLNRKGIKRWIYNIRDACRDHMEGYHYRYEISSDPRLANLSLNSDI; this comes from the coding sequence ATGCGTTTTGTGAGCTCATTGATATGTTGTAAACTTGAAGAATCCCGGGAAAATACGACTCTGCTTCGTTTGTGGTttttctttgctgtccttgtttCAAATTCAGCCTGTCCTGACAAATGCGTCTGTTTCACATCCACGGTAAAATGTGTGAACCAGGGCTTATTCATGGTTCCGCAACCATTGCCAGTAAACACTAAAACCCTGTTTATTACTGGGAACAACATTTCCCATCTCACAGCTGGGTCTTTCCCTGTGCCTCTTGAGCAGTTAACAGACTTGTATCTCACGGGAAACCAGGTGGAGCTGGTGGGCCACAATGTATTCAACAACTTGCCAAATCTCAGGCTGCTAGACTTGAGTAACAACAGGATTCTGAATTTTAGTGCTCAAGCCTTCCCTGATTACAACAAACTGCTGGATCTTAACCTCCGCAGGGCTTTTTACAACCATTCTTCCATGGATGAGCTCTTCAGCCTGCTACGGAGTGGCAGAGCCCTTCAACTTACCCGCTTAGACCTGTCTAACAATGACCTCGTTGTCCTCCCTGAGGGCATGTTCTCCCACCTCTCCAACCTCACCATCCTCAACCTACAAAACAACTCCCTCATTTTCATCCGGAACGGGACGCTGAGTGTTCCTCCGCTCAGTGAGCTAGACTTGAGGGACAATGCCCTGAGGGAACTACCCAACACTACACTGATGGACTTCAGCCTCAAGCCTGGGCTTCAGGTGCATCTGGCAGGGAACCCTTGGCTCTGTGACTGCAATATCGAGGACCTTGTGGCCTGGCTGAAGAGCTCCGAGCAGGTCGCAGACAAGCAGAATATGACCTGTTCTGACCCTGAGGCTCTGCGGCAGTTACCGTTGCTCCAGATAGAGGACTTGGAGTTGGAGTGTACCTTTTCAGGTGAAATGAAAAGTGTGCTGGAGACCTCGTACGTCTTCCTGGGCATGGTGCTGGCCTTGATCGGAGTGATATTTCTGCTGGTCCTCTACCTCAACAGGAAGGGGATAAAGCGGTGGATATACAATATTCGGGACGCGTGCAGGGACCACATGGAGGGCTACCATTACAGGTATGAGATCAGCTCGGACCCCAGGCTGGCCAACCTCAGTCTCAACTCAGACATTTAA